A single region of the Ctenopharyngodon idella isolate HZGC_01 chromosome 21, HZGC01, whole genome shotgun sequence genome encodes:
- the mfhas1 gene encoding malignant fibrous histiocytoma-amplified sequence 1 homolog isoform X2 — translation MAEENNLKTARLWRDAALRSRKLRSNLRQLTLSTKNSQKITLPEDIKEIEVLNLGNNSLQELPEGLGSTLTRLRILVLRRNKFATVPTEVFQLSQLVELDISHNCLNHFSEDIDLLKGLKKLCISHNKIQYLPSQIGTLQCLEELDISFNELHDFPRSFSQLRKLRTLDVDHNKLQRFPSEILALCDLEELDCSGNKLEGLPGNIMMLQSIKIFWLSSTQLSSLPETFCELQNLESLMLDNNFLTNLPQSFGKLQKLKMLNLSSNIFEDFPQVIIKLTSLEELYLSRNKLTFLPEEVGQLCNLANLWLDNNSITFLPDSIVELGKMEELVLQGNQIAILPDNFGKLAKVNIWKVKDNPLIQPPYEVCMKGIPYIAAYQKELAHSQPAIKPRLKLVLMGQRNAGKTTLRQCIINKPSDTKMAIGCRGIDVTNWVADEERSLTFIVYDLSGKQNYDLIKPFFLSPGALYVLVVNLKLYTSKSFYSHVGSFLHLLSAKVPHAVVCIVGTHSDLCEEVEVEEKCLDIHRQISLQEKTDIECLHVLALQVDEALEQGYDVRTSSPHVLFYGVTDKNLRRKKSQLQYMLNNRLQILSPVICVSCVAAQRNIQHLKEKLMSVADHREIFPNLHRVLPKSWQMLEELHFKPQDLWLSWWDSARLGLQAGLTEDRLQSALSYLHESGKLLYFEDSMTLKEYVFHNLPRFIAILNVFFQRDLAAMLEKLQDEGDDGENTRSTQMHGHVEGFLLHGLLPSNVIRLLLKPLVQTQQDLHLIMELLEKMGVCYCVNKPRSKPLNGATVWYKFPSQVSSEEPHLEASASGGSSIPGQFFSVEQLQIEYRFPFLTPLGLFARYSVQINSHVVQRSDGKHHIFAYRGKVPVTVSYRPSRSRLQPEILSISSHASLPNIWTAWQAIIPLVEELNVLLQEWPGLHYSVHVLCSKCLKRGSPYPHSFPGHSSQAGKMAIISKSGTGNLVVVLQ, via the exons ATGGCTGAGGAGAATAACCTGAAGACGGCTAGATTATGGAGGGATGCTGCTTTGCGCTCCAGGAAGCTGAGGAGCAATCTGCGACAGCTGACTCTCAGCACCAAAAACAGCCAGAAAATTACATTACCTGAGGATATAAAGGAGATTGAGGTCCTCAATCTGGGAAACAACTCCCTTCAAGAGCTTCCAGAGGGACTGGGCTCAACCCTGACCAGGCTTCGCATCCTCGTCCTTCGCAGGAACAAGTTTGCCACTGTTCCAACTGAAGTATTTCAACTTAGTCAGCTGGTTGAGTTAGACATCAGTCACAACTGCTTGAACCACTTTTCAGAAGATATTGATCTTCTCAAGGGGCTTAAAAAGTTGTGTATTAGTCATAATAAAATCCAATACCTGCCATCTCAGATTGGTACTTTGCAATGTCTGGAGGAGCTTGACATCAGCTTCAATGAGCTGCATGATTTCCCAAGGTCCTTTTCACAGCTCAGGAAGCTCCGAACGCTTGATGTGGATCATAACAAGCTGCAGCGTTTCCCCTCTGAAATCCTTGCCCTCTGTGATCTGGAGGAGCTAGACTGCTCTGGGAATAAACTAGAGGGTCTTCCAGGTAACATCATGATGCTCCAATCCATTAAAATTTTTTGGCTCAGCAGCACCCAACTCTCGTCCTTGCCTGAAACATTTTGTGAGCTGCAGAACTTGGAGAGCCTAATGCTCGATAATAATTTTCTCACAAATCTGCCACAATCATTTGGGAAACTGCAGAAGCTGAAAATGCTCAATCTCTCCTCAAATATATTTGAAGATTTTCCTCAGGTTATAATCAAACTCACCAGTTTGGAGGAGTTGTATTTAAGCCGGAATAAACTGACGTTCCTCCCTGAGGAGGTAGGACAGCTGTGCAATCTTGCTAATTTGTGGTTGGACAATAATAGCATAACTTTTCTCCCAGACTCTATTGTAGAGCTTGGGAAAATGGAGGAGCTGGTTTTACAGGGTAACCAAATCGCCATACTCCCAGACAATTTTGGAAAACTTGCCAAAGTCAACATTTGGAAGGTGAAGGATAATCCTCTCATTCAGCCTCCATATGAAGTGTGCATGAAGGGGATCCCCTATATAGCTGCCTATCAGAAGGAGCTTGCACACTCCCAACCTGCTATAAAACCCAGACTTAAACTAGTTTTGATGGGCCAGAGAAATGCAGGGAAAACCACACTCAGGCAGTGCATCATCAACAAACCATCAGATACCAAGATGGCGATTGGATGTAGAGGTATTGATGTGACGAACTGGGTAGCAGATGAGGAACGCAGTCTGACGTTCATTGTATATGATTTATCCGGTAAGCAGAACTATGATCTTATCAAACCCTTTTTCCTCTCTCCCGGAGCTCTTTATGTTTTGGTGGTGAATCTGAAATTATATACATCAAAGAGTTTCTACTCCCATGTTGGCAGTTTCCTCCACCTGCTCAGTGCCAAGGTGCCACATGCAGTTGTGTGCATCGTAGGGACCCACAGTGACTTGTGTGAAGAGGTCGAGGTTGAAGAAAAGTGCCTGGATATTCACAGACAGATTTCGCTCCAGGAAAAAACGGACATTGAATGCTTACATGTGCTTGCCCTGCAGGTTGACGAAGCCCTTGAGCAAGGTTACGATGTTCGGACTTCTAGCCCCCATGTTCTCTTTTACGGGGTCACAGATAAAAACCTGAGACGTAAAAAGTCCCAGTTGCAATATATGCTCAACAATCGACTACAAATCCTTTCTCCGGTGATATGTGTCAGCTGCGTGGCGGCACAAAGAAACATCCAGCATTTGAAAGAGAAGCTCATGTCTGTCGCCGATCACAGAGAGATTTTCCCCAATCTTCACAGAGTTCTGCCAAAGTCATGGCAGATGCTTGAGGAACTGCATTTTAAGCCACAGGATTTATGGCTTTCCTGGTGGGATTCGGCCCGATTGGGCCTTCAGGCTGGGCTGACTGAGGACCGTCTGCAAAGCGCACTCTCTTACCTACACGAGAGTGGTAAACTTTTGTACTTTGAAGACAGCATGACATTGAAGGAATACGTCTTCCACAATCTACCCCGGTTTATTGCCATCTTGAATGTGTTTTTCCAGAGGGACCTCGCTGCAATGCTTGAGAAACTACAGGATGAGGGAGATGATGGAGAGAACACCAGGTCTACGCAGATGCATGGTCATGTGGAGGGTTTTCTGTTGCACGGCCTGTTGCCGTCAAATGTCATTCGTTTGCTGCTTAAACCTCTGGTACAGACACAGCAGGACTTGCACCTGATCATGGAACTGCTGGAAAAGATGGGCGTCTGCTACTGTGTCAACAAACCTCGCAGCAAGCCGCTTAATGGGGCCACCGTCTGGTATAAGTTTCCCAGTCAGGTCAGCAGCGAGGAACCCCATCTTGAGGCCTCGGCCAGTGGGGGCTCGTCGATCCCTGGTCAGTTCTTCTCGGTCGAGCAGCTGCAGATTGAATACAGATTTCCTTTCCTCACCCCTCTTGGACTTTTTGCACGGTATAGTGTGCAAATCAACAGTCACGTGGTGCAACGGTCTGATGGAAAGCATCACATCTTTGCCTATCGAGGTAAAGTGCCTGTGACGGTGAGTTACCGGCCCTCTCGGAGCAGATTGCAGCCTGAGATCCTCTCCATTTCCAGCCATGCATCCTTGCCAAATATCTGGACAGCTTGGCAAGCCATTATTCCCCTAGTGGAAGAGTTAAATGTTCTTCTGCAGGAATGGCCTGGCCTTCACTACTCTGTGCATGTCCTGTGTTCCAAGTGCCTGAAGAGAGGGTCCCCCTATCCACATTCCTTCCCAG GACACAGCTCACAGGCAGGAAAGATGGCTATCATATCTAAAAGTGGAACAGGAAACCTTGTGGTGGTTCTGCAGTAA
- the mfhas1 gene encoding malignant fibrous histiocytoma-amplified sequence 1 homolog isoform X1, whose product MAEENNLKTARLWRDAALRSRKLRSNLRQLTLSTKNSQKITLPEDIKEIEVLNLGNNSLQELPEGLGSTLTRLRILVLRRNKFATVPTEVFQLSQLVELDISHNCLNHFSEDIDLLKGLKKLCISHNKIQYLPSQIGTLQCLEELDISFNELHDFPRSFSQLRKLRTLDVDHNKLQRFPSEILALCDLEELDCSGNKLEGLPGNIMMLQSIKIFWLSSTQLSSLPETFCELQNLESLMLDNNFLTNLPQSFGKLQKLKMLNLSSNIFEDFPQVIIKLTSLEELYLSRNKLTFLPEEVGQLCNLANLWLDNNSITFLPDSIVELGKMEELVLQGNQIAILPDNFGKLAKVNIWKVKDNPLIQPPYEVCMKGIPYIAAYQKELAHSQPAIKPRLKLVLMGQRNAGKTTLRQCIINKPSDTKMAIGCRGIDVTNWVADEERSLTFIVYDLSGKQNYDLIKPFFLSPGALYVLVVNLKLYTSKSFYSHVGSFLHLLSAKVPHAVVCIVGTHSDLCEEVEVEEKCLDIHRQISLQEKTDIECLHVLALQVDEALEQGYDVRTSSPHVLFYGVTDKNLRRKKSQLQYMLNNRLQILSPVICVSCVAAQRNIQHLKEKLMSVADHREIFPNLHRVLPKSWQMLEELHFKPQDLWLSWWDSARLGLQAGLTEDRLQSALSYLHESGKLLYFEDSMTLKEYVFHNLPRFIAILNVFFQRDLAAMLEKLQDEGDDGENTRSTQMHGHVEGFLLHGLLPSNVIRLLLKPLVQTQQDLHLIMELLEKMGVCYCVNKPRSKPLNGATVWYKFPSQVSSEEPHLEASASGGSSIPGQFFSVEQLQIEYRFPFLTPLGLFARYSVQINSHVVQRSDGKHHIFAYRGKVPVTVSYRPSRSRLQPEILSISSHASLPNIWTAWQAIIPLVEELNVLLQEWPGLHYSVHVLCSKCLKRGSPYPHSFPGELLSQPRPEGLTEIICPKNGSERVNVALVYPPTPTVVSPSHK is encoded by the coding sequence ATGGCTGAGGAGAATAACCTGAAGACGGCTAGATTATGGAGGGATGCTGCTTTGCGCTCCAGGAAGCTGAGGAGCAATCTGCGACAGCTGACTCTCAGCACCAAAAACAGCCAGAAAATTACATTACCTGAGGATATAAAGGAGATTGAGGTCCTCAATCTGGGAAACAACTCCCTTCAAGAGCTTCCAGAGGGACTGGGCTCAACCCTGACCAGGCTTCGCATCCTCGTCCTTCGCAGGAACAAGTTTGCCACTGTTCCAACTGAAGTATTTCAACTTAGTCAGCTGGTTGAGTTAGACATCAGTCACAACTGCTTGAACCACTTTTCAGAAGATATTGATCTTCTCAAGGGGCTTAAAAAGTTGTGTATTAGTCATAATAAAATCCAATACCTGCCATCTCAGATTGGTACTTTGCAATGTCTGGAGGAGCTTGACATCAGCTTCAATGAGCTGCATGATTTCCCAAGGTCCTTTTCACAGCTCAGGAAGCTCCGAACGCTTGATGTGGATCATAACAAGCTGCAGCGTTTCCCCTCTGAAATCCTTGCCCTCTGTGATCTGGAGGAGCTAGACTGCTCTGGGAATAAACTAGAGGGTCTTCCAGGTAACATCATGATGCTCCAATCCATTAAAATTTTTTGGCTCAGCAGCACCCAACTCTCGTCCTTGCCTGAAACATTTTGTGAGCTGCAGAACTTGGAGAGCCTAATGCTCGATAATAATTTTCTCACAAATCTGCCACAATCATTTGGGAAACTGCAGAAGCTGAAAATGCTCAATCTCTCCTCAAATATATTTGAAGATTTTCCTCAGGTTATAATCAAACTCACCAGTTTGGAGGAGTTGTATTTAAGCCGGAATAAACTGACGTTCCTCCCTGAGGAGGTAGGACAGCTGTGCAATCTTGCTAATTTGTGGTTGGACAATAATAGCATAACTTTTCTCCCAGACTCTATTGTAGAGCTTGGGAAAATGGAGGAGCTGGTTTTACAGGGTAACCAAATCGCCATACTCCCAGACAATTTTGGAAAACTTGCCAAAGTCAACATTTGGAAGGTGAAGGATAATCCTCTCATTCAGCCTCCATATGAAGTGTGCATGAAGGGGATCCCCTATATAGCTGCCTATCAGAAGGAGCTTGCACACTCCCAACCTGCTATAAAACCCAGACTTAAACTAGTTTTGATGGGCCAGAGAAATGCAGGGAAAACCACACTCAGGCAGTGCATCATCAACAAACCATCAGATACCAAGATGGCGATTGGATGTAGAGGTATTGATGTGACGAACTGGGTAGCAGATGAGGAACGCAGTCTGACGTTCATTGTATATGATTTATCCGGTAAGCAGAACTATGATCTTATCAAACCCTTTTTCCTCTCTCCCGGAGCTCTTTATGTTTTGGTGGTGAATCTGAAATTATATACATCAAAGAGTTTCTACTCCCATGTTGGCAGTTTCCTCCACCTGCTCAGTGCCAAGGTGCCACATGCAGTTGTGTGCATCGTAGGGACCCACAGTGACTTGTGTGAAGAGGTCGAGGTTGAAGAAAAGTGCCTGGATATTCACAGACAGATTTCGCTCCAGGAAAAAACGGACATTGAATGCTTACATGTGCTTGCCCTGCAGGTTGACGAAGCCCTTGAGCAAGGTTACGATGTTCGGACTTCTAGCCCCCATGTTCTCTTTTACGGGGTCACAGATAAAAACCTGAGACGTAAAAAGTCCCAGTTGCAATATATGCTCAACAATCGACTACAAATCCTTTCTCCGGTGATATGTGTCAGCTGCGTGGCGGCACAAAGAAACATCCAGCATTTGAAAGAGAAGCTCATGTCTGTCGCCGATCACAGAGAGATTTTCCCCAATCTTCACAGAGTTCTGCCAAAGTCATGGCAGATGCTTGAGGAACTGCATTTTAAGCCACAGGATTTATGGCTTTCCTGGTGGGATTCGGCCCGATTGGGCCTTCAGGCTGGGCTGACTGAGGACCGTCTGCAAAGCGCACTCTCTTACCTACACGAGAGTGGTAAACTTTTGTACTTTGAAGACAGCATGACATTGAAGGAATACGTCTTCCACAATCTACCCCGGTTTATTGCCATCTTGAATGTGTTTTTCCAGAGGGACCTCGCTGCAATGCTTGAGAAACTACAGGATGAGGGAGATGATGGAGAGAACACCAGGTCTACGCAGATGCATGGTCATGTGGAGGGTTTTCTGTTGCACGGCCTGTTGCCGTCAAATGTCATTCGTTTGCTGCTTAAACCTCTGGTACAGACACAGCAGGACTTGCACCTGATCATGGAACTGCTGGAAAAGATGGGCGTCTGCTACTGTGTCAACAAACCTCGCAGCAAGCCGCTTAATGGGGCCACCGTCTGGTATAAGTTTCCCAGTCAGGTCAGCAGCGAGGAACCCCATCTTGAGGCCTCGGCCAGTGGGGGCTCGTCGATCCCTGGTCAGTTCTTCTCGGTCGAGCAGCTGCAGATTGAATACAGATTTCCTTTCCTCACCCCTCTTGGACTTTTTGCACGGTATAGTGTGCAAATCAACAGTCACGTGGTGCAACGGTCTGATGGAAAGCATCACATCTTTGCCTATCGAGGTAAAGTGCCTGTGACGGTGAGTTACCGGCCCTCTCGGAGCAGATTGCAGCCTGAGATCCTCTCCATTTCCAGCCATGCATCCTTGCCAAATATCTGGACAGCTTGGCAAGCCATTATTCCCCTAGTGGAAGAGTTAAATGTTCTTCTGCAGGAATGGCCTGGCCTTCACTACTCTGTGCATGTCCTGTGTTCCAAGTGCCTGAAGAGAGGGTCCCCCTATCCACATTCCTTCCCAG
- the eri1 gene encoding 3'-5' exoribonuclease 1 isoform X1, producing the protein MESQKETSQPANKTSTSEGDQEEQCCSNTSCEKNEEQEPSSPKQGDFSDPVYKEIALANGSINRMSKDELRAKCVELKLDTRGVKDVLKKRLKSYYKKQKLMHSGAAKGNSDAYFDYICVVDFEATCEENNPPDYLHEIIEFPMVLIDTHTLEIVDSFQEYVKPVVNPQLSEFCVKLTGITQKMVDEAKPFSQVLKQAVSWLQKKELGTKYKYTFLTDGSWDMGKFLYTQCKLSRIRYPQFARKWINIRKSYGNFYKVARTQTKLICMLENLGMEYDGRPHCGLDDSRNIARIAIHMLKDGCQLRVNECLHSGEPRSVPISAPIEGAPAPQTPKKRN; encoded by the exons ATGGAGTCGCAGAAAGAAACCAGTCAACCTGCAAATAAGACTTCAACGTCTGAGGGAGATCAGGAGGAGCAGTGCTGCTCTAAT ACTTCTTGTGAAAAAAATGAGGAGCAGGAGCCTTCATCCCCAAAACAGGGAGATTTCAGTGATCCGGTATATAAAGAGATCGCACTTGCAAACGGCTCCATCAACCGAATGAGCAAAGATGAGCTGCGTGCAAAATGTGTCGAGCTGAAGCTTGACACACG TGGTGTTAAGGATGTCCTAAAGAAGCGCCTCAAAAGTTACTACAAAAAGCAAAAACTGATGCATTCAGGTGCTGCAAAAGGGAACAGTGATGCGTACTTTGACTACATCTGTGTGGTAGATTTTGAAGCGACATGTGAGGAAAATAACCCACCCGACTACCTCCATGAAATCATCGAGTTCCCCATGGTTTTGATCGACACGCACACCTTGGAGATT GTAGACTCATTTCAGGAGTATGTGAAGCCAGTGGTGAACCCACAGCTCTCCGAGTTTTGTGTGAAACTTACCGGAATCACACAG aaaaTGGTGGATGAGGCGAAACCATTCAGTCAAGTTCTGAAGCAAGCAGTTTCTtggctacagaaaaaagaactTGGAACGAAGtacaaatatacatttttgacaGATGG GTCATGGGACATGGGAAAATTTCTTTATACCCAATGCAAACTGAGTCGCATCAGATACCCCCAGTTTGCCAGAAAATGGATCAATATCAGAAAGTCTTATGGAAACTTCTATAAg GTTGCTCGTACTCAGACAAAACTAATCTGCATGCTGGAGAATCTTGGTATGGAGTATGACGGACGTCCCCATTGTGGTCTAGATGACTCCCGCAACATTGCCAGAATTGCCATCCACATGTTGAAGGATGGCTGTCAGCTGCGGGTGAATGAGTGCTTGCATTCAGGAGAACCACGGAGTGTGCCCATCTCTGCCCCTATTGAAGGAGCCCCAGCACCTCAAACACCCAAGAAACGAAACTAA
- the eri1 gene encoding 3'-5' exoribonuclease 1 isoform X2, whose amino-acid sequence MHSGAAKGNSDAYFDYICVVDFEATCEENNPPDYLHEIIEFPMVLIDTHTLEIVDSFQEYVKPVVNPQLSEFCVKLTGITQKMVDEAKPFSQVLKQAVSWLQKKELGTKYKYTFLTDGSWDMGKFLYTQCKLSRIRYPQFARKWINIRKSYGNFYKVARTQTKLICMLENLGMEYDGRPHCGLDDSRNIARIAIHMLKDGCQLRVNECLHSGEPRSVPISAPIEGAPAPQTPKKRN is encoded by the exons ATGCATTCAGGTGCTGCAAAAGGGAACAGTGATGCGTACTTTGACTACATCTGTGTGGTAGATTTTGAAGCGACATGTGAGGAAAATAACCCACCCGACTACCTCCATGAAATCATCGAGTTCCCCATGGTTTTGATCGACACGCACACCTTGGAGATT GTAGACTCATTTCAGGAGTATGTGAAGCCAGTGGTGAACCCACAGCTCTCCGAGTTTTGTGTGAAACTTACCGGAATCACACAG aaaaTGGTGGATGAGGCGAAACCATTCAGTCAAGTTCTGAAGCAAGCAGTTTCTtggctacagaaaaaagaactTGGAACGAAGtacaaatatacatttttgacaGATGG GTCATGGGACATGGGAAAATTTCTTTATACCCAATGCAAACTGAGTCGCATCAGATACCCCCAGTTTGCCAGAAAATGGATCAATATCAGAAAGTCTTATGGAAACTTCTATAAg GTTGCTCGTACTCAGACAAAACTAATCTGCATGCTGGAGAATCTTGGTATGGAGTATGACGGACGTCCCCATTGTGGTCTAGATGACTCCCGCAACATTGCCAGAATTGCCATCCACATGTTGAAGGATGGCTGTCAGCTGCGGGTGAATGAGTGCTTGCATTCAGGAGAACCACGGAGTGTGCCCATCTCTGCCCCTATTGAAGGAGCCCCAGCACCTCAAACACCCAAGAAACGAAACTAA
- the ppp1r3b gene encoding protein phosphatase 1 regulatory subunit 3B isoform X1: MSSNSARGCPPNESTMPIELAMPLYLSNEEFLNPRASKYSRPLRPCLHQCQSNKLSFSSSREQSELNGISTTLTKPSKGKKHVSFADHKGLALTMVKIFSEFDDPIEIPSRIEQFLSPSLSLSERKDKLTLDFDQPSADYLKFRQRIENDHVCLEHCMLKEKSIAGMVKVKNLSFEKSVKLRITFDTWKSHTDINCQYVKDTYTGSNRDTFSFEASLPDQVPPHEHIEFAICYEVNGVTFWDNNQGQNYRIIQSALKKSSNNTSDSHQRYGVSDWDVHFDRFGSPRSSQGIFPSWPSYAGYEDIGPYY, from the exons ATGAGCTCCAACAG TGCACGTGGCTGCCCTCCCAACGAATCCACCATGCCAATCGAACTGGCCATGCCGCTTTATCTGTCAAATGAAGAGTTCCTGAACCCGAGGGCATCTAAATACAGCAGGCCCTTGCGACCATGTCTACACCAGTGTCAAAGTAACAAACTTAGTTTTAGCTCTTCTAGAGAGCAATCAGAGTTGAATGGCATCAGCACAACCTTGACGAAACCTAGCAAGGGCAAAAAACATGTATCTTTTGCTGATCACAAGGGCCTCGCCCTGACAATGGTGAAGATCTTTTCTGAATTTGATGACCCCATCGAAATCCCATCCAGAATCGAGCAGTTCTTAAGCCCTTCTCTGAGTTTATCAGAAAGGAAGGACAAGTTAACCCTCGACTTTGACCAGCCGTCTGCAGATTACTTAAAGTTCCGTCAACGTATAGAGAATGATCATGTTTGCCTTGAACACTGCATGCTTAAGGAAAAATCTATAGCGGGGATGGTCAAAGTTAAAAACCTTTCCTTCGAGAAGTCTGTTAAGCTTCGCATTACCTTTGACACTTGGAAGAGCCACACAGACATAAATTGCCAGTACGTAAAGGACACTTACACCGGCTCGAACCGCGACACCTTTTCGTTCGAAGCTAGTTTGCCTGATCAGGTGCCCCCACATGAACACATTGAGTTTGCCATTTGCTATGAGGTCAATGGCGTCACATTCTGGGATAACAACCAAGGACAGAATTACAGAATCATTCAGTCAGCGCTGAAGAAGAGTTCAAATAACACAAGCGATAGCCATCAGCGATATGGTGTGAGTGATTGGGACGTTCATTTTGACCGTTTTGGCAGCCCCAGATCCTCTCAGGGAATCTTTCCCAGTTGGCCAAGCTATGCTGGATATGAAGACATTGGTCCGTATTACTAA
- the ppp1r3b gene encoding protein phosphatase 1 regulatory subunit 3B isoform X2 encodes MPIELAMPLYLSNEEFLNPRASKYSRPLRPCLHQCQSNKLSFSSSREQSELNGISTTLTKPSKGKKHVSFADHKGLALTMVKIFSEFDDPIEIPSRIEQFLSPSLSLSERKDKLTLDFDQPSADYLKFRQRIENDHVCLEHCMLKEKSIAGMVKVKNLSFEKSVKLRITFDTWKSHTDINCQYVKDTYTGSNRDTFSFEASLPDQVPPHEHIEFAICYEVNGVTFWDNNQGQNYRIIQSALKKSSNNTSDSHQRYGVSDWDVHFDRFGSPRSSQGIFPSWPSYAGYEDIGPYY; translated from the coding sequence ATGCCAATCGAACTGGCCATGCCGCTTTATCTGTCAAATGAAGAGTTCCTGAACCCGAGGGCATCTAAATACAGCAGGCCCTTGCGACCATGTCTACACCAGTGTCAAAGTAACAAACTTAGTTTTAGCTCTTCTAGAGAGCAATCAGAGTTGAATGGCATCAGCACAACCTTGACGAAACCTAGCAAGGGCAAAAAACATGTATCTTTTGCTGATCACAAGGGCCTCGCCCTGACAATGGTGAAGATCTTTTCTGAATTTGATGACCCCATCGAAATCCCATCCAGAATCGAGCAGTTCTTAAGCCCTTCTCTGAGTTTATCAGAAAGGAAGGACAAGTTAACCCTCGACTTTGACCAGCCGTCTGCAGATTACTTAAAGTTCCGTCAACGTATAGAGAATGATCATGTTTGCCTTGAACACTGCATGCTTAAGGAAAAATCTATAGCGGGGATGGTCAAAGTTAAAAACCTTTCCTTCGAGAAGTCTGTTAAGCTTCGCATTACCTTTGACACTTGGAAGAGCCACACAGACATAAATTGCCAGTACGTAAAGGACACTTACACCGGCTCGAACCGCGACACCTTTTCGTTCGAAGCTAGTTTGCCTGATCAGGTGCCCCCACATGAACACATTGAGTTTGCCATTTGCTATGAGGTCAATGGCGTCACATTCTGGGATAACAACCAAGGACAGAATTACAGAATCATTCAGTCAGCGCTGAAGAAGAGTTCAAATAACACAAGCGATAGCCATCAGCGATATGGTGTGAGTGATTGGGACGTTCATTTTGACCGTTTTGGCAGCCCCAGATCCTCTCAGGGAATCTTTCCCAGTTGGCCAAGCTATGCTGGATATGAAGACATTGGTCCGTATTACTAA